The Bacteroidales bacterium genome includes the window GCCTATTACAATACCGAACAAAACGATGTTCAAATGTATGGCAATGTTCACATTAATTTTAGCGACACCATCCATCTCTATGGAAAATATATAGGATATTCGGGCAATACACGCATAGCCAAAGTTCGAAACGATGTTACTCTAACTCACAAAAAAGCTACACTCTACTGCGATTCACTTAATTACGATAGAACCACCCATATCGCTTATTATTTTAATTATGGTAAAATTATTAGCAACCAAAGTGTACTTGTAAGTCAATGGGGATACTATTATGCCCATTTACGCGATTTTGTAGCAGTTAAAAATGTTATTTTAACCCATCCACAATACAAAATGTTTAGCGACTCGCTAAGATATAATATACAAAGCGGTATTTCAACCTTTTATGGTCCATCAAAAATTATTGGCGACACCAACCTTATATATTGTGAAAACGGTTGGTACGATACCAAAAAAGATATTAGTCGTTTTAGCAAAAATGCATATTTATGGAGTAAAAATAAACTACTGAAAGGTGATAGCCTATTTTATGACAGAGGCAAACAATATGGTATTGCAACCAAAAATGTATCACTTATCGATAGCATCAATAAAATTATTATTAAAGGCAATTACGGACGTTATCATGAAAAACCCGATAAAGCTTTTATGACCGATAGCGCTTTATTTGTTGCCATCCAAGATAGTACAGATACCCTTTACCTACATGCCGATACCCTTTACTATATAACAACAACCGATAGCCTAAAGTACTTAAAAGCATATTATCACGTTAAAATGTATAAAAACGATTTACAAGGCGCTTGCGATTCATTGGTCTATTCGGTCCGCGATTCTGTTATGGAATTATTTAAAGTCCCTATTTTGTGGAGCGAACAACATCAACTAACTGCCAAACAAATAAAAATATTCTTTCGCAACGATTCTATCTTTAAAATATTCTTAAATGATATTGCTTTTATCATTTCACACGAAGATTCATCACTCTTTAATCAAATAAAAGGTAAAACTATGACCGGCTATTTTAAAAACAACAAATTATATAAAGTTGATGTAAAAGGCAATGGTCAAACCATATATTACCCCAAAGACAATAACGAAATTATTGGAGCAAACAAAGCCGAAAGCTCTGATATAACAATATTTATAGAAAACAATGAAATAAAAAAAATAATTTTTTTAAAACAACCGAATGCAACACTCTATCCCATAAACCAAATCAATCCTGTTGAATTCAGACTCGATTATTTTAAATGGTACGAAAATATACGCCCGCTTAAAGCAGCTGATATATTCAAAAAAAATATAAATTTGCCATAATTTAAAATTTACCCCATGAACTCAACCGGTATCTTATATTTAATACCAACTCCCTTGGGTAATCAAATACAATCTTTTTTTTACGATTCATATTACATTGAAATTATTTCATCCTGCAGACATTTTATTGTCGAAGAAGTTAAAACTACGCGTCGTTTTTTAAGAAAAATCATACCCCAATTTCCTATTGACGATTGTCAATTTTTAGTTTTCAACGAACACAGTTTAAAGCATCATTTAACCCTCTTTATTGACCCACTAAAAAAAGGATTTAATGTGTGTATGCTTTCAGAGGCAGGCTGCCCTGCAATAGCCGACCCTGGCTACCCTATTATTCTTGAAGCTCATCGACAAAAAATAAAAGTAAGCCCATTAGTAGGTCCATCGAGCATTATTTTAGCACTCATGGCTTCGGGCTTACCTGCTCAACAGTTCAAGTTTAACGGCTATTTACCCGTTAAAGCCGAACCATTAAAAAACAAACTAAAAACACTCGAACATCAATCATTTCACGAAAATATTAGTCAAGTATTCATTGAAACACCTTACCGTAATCAAAATCTTTTTAACGAAATTATTCAAGTTTGCAACCCCAATTCATTACTATGTATTGCCTCTAATATTACCCAACCCAATGAATACATCCAAACTCTATCTATATCACAATGGCATGAAAATAGATGGGTCGCCGAAAAAAATCCTACTATTTTTATCTTATTTTCGGGTAAACTATGAGAATAATATTTATCATATTATTTATATCATTGTATATTTCGATTTTTGGACAAACCGAACAGCTCTCACTACCTATTAAACACAATTCATACGTTACCCATTTAATTTTTAGCACCGACCGACGATATGTTTATACGGTTTCTAAAGACCAAACTATAAAATTATGGTATTTTTCGAGTGGCAATCTTGTAAAAACCTTTATAGGTCACACAAATACTATAAAAGCTATTGCAATAGATAACACAAATAGCTTTTTATTTAGCGCAGACGAAGGTGGAAATGTCTTTGTTTGGAATACTTTAACAGGAGATATTATCAAAAGAATCACAGCCTCTGCTTCAGTTGAAACTATTTTGTGGTGTGAAAATAATAAAAATCTCATTGTTAGTACTTCCGATGGTAAACTAACATGGTACCAATATCCTCAAATGAATATTATTGAAACTATATCTACCTCGCCCTTTATTGCAATTAAGATTTTAAAGGCAAAAGACCCCAATTTTTATTTTGTTGGTTTCAAAAAATGTAATACTTGCAAACAAAATATTCTTCAAAATGGCAATGTACAACTTTTTGATGCATCAACTCATTCTTTTTTTCCCTTATGCAACTACACCGATGATTTAAGCAACCTTATACTTAGCCCCGATAGCAGTAAATTGGTATCAGCATCGTCCGAAAATTATATGATACGCGTTTGGGACACTAATCGTTTATTGGAGGAAACCTCTATTAAAACCCCTACCAAACCTTATACATTATTCGTATCACGCACAAATAAAATGATTGGAGTAGGCTCTGCTGAAAATGGTGAATTACGAATTTACCGCTATTCGGGCGAAGAAATACTAAGTACAATCATAGATACTGGCTATGTTGTTTATGGCGAAATAAATAACGATATTACCCGTATTCACCTATTGAATAATTATGGGCAATTCAAAAAATACGATTTTAGCTTTAACCTACGTGAGGTTATGGGATATTATACCTCCATTATTAATGAAATTAACACCATTGCATACAACAAAGAAAATCAATTAATAATAATGGGTCTTAAAAACGGAATGACAAAGATTTTTGACCTTAAAACAACTACATATAAAAATCTACCTTTTAAATTCAAGGCAAGTGTTAGTTATATTAGCACTTATCAATCATATATAGCAATAGTTTACGACCCAATTATTACATACAACGAAACCGATAACCCTAATTTAGCAAATAATACGGAATCGGTTGCCATTATTTATGATATTCAGAAAGATAGCATTATAAAAAAATTCAACTATTCAAGCTCCTATATAACGTCCATTTTTGTTGCATCTGAACACCTTTTTTTAGGCTTTAACAATGGTAAAATAGAAATCTGGAACATCAAAGTCAACAAAAAAATAAATGAAATTCAAGCTTCGCCATACGATATACTTCAACTATATTATTCACCACATCAGCAAACTTTATACTCAAAAGATATTGACAACCGCATTTTAGTTTTTCAATTAAAACCCAGTAACCAAATTATTTTCTCTAATACCATAAACCTTAATGAACAAGAAGAACTTTATAGTTTTTTAAATAACCAATATGCTACCAACCAAAAAATTAATTTTCAAGAAAAAAATTTTCAATATGCCAATAATGGTGCTCATTTCATAAATAAAGACACATGCATTATTATACAAAATAATACAATAAAAGCCATAACTTTTAATAATAATATCATATGGGAAATCATACCCGAATGGACAAAACCTCTTTTTGTATTAAGCGATTCAACCCTTCATCGCATATTTGTATGTGATAAACACGGCAATATTGCATTTTACAACTCAATTGATGGTAAATGGATTTGTAATTT containing:
- a CDS encoding organic solvent tolerance protein OstA: MKFFLFNIQYKLFKIIKHYSTYGLAIFFLFISFTHTAQNIKKIELVNANLIDYDEMRYGKNIRRMVGNVTLKHENAILTCDSAYYNTEQNDVQMYGNVHINFSDTIHLYGKYIGYSGNTRIAKVRNDVTLTHKKATLYCDSLNYDRTTHIAYYFNYGKIISNQSVLVSQWGYYYAHLRDFVAVKNVILTHPQYKMFSDSLRYNIQSGISTFYGPSKIIGDTNLIYCENGWYDTKKDISRFSKNAYLWSKNKLLKGDSLFYDRGKQYGIATKNVSLIDSINKIIIKGNYGRYHEKPDKAFMTDSALFVAIQDSTDTLYLHADTLYYITTTDSLKYLKAYYHVKMYKNDLQGACDSLVYSVRDSVMELFKVPILWSEQHQLTAKQIKIFFRNDSIFKIFLNDIAFIISHEDSSLFNQIKGKTMTGYFKNNKLYKVDVKGNGQTIYYPKDNNEIIGANKAESSDITIFIENNEIKKIIFLKQPNATLYPINQINPVEFRLDYFKWYENIRPLKAADIFKKNINLP
- a CDS encoding SAM-dependent methyltransferase gives rise to the protein MNSTGILYLIPTPLGNQIQSFFYDSYYIEIISSCRHFIVEEVKTTRRFLRKIIPQFPIDDCQFLVFNEHSLKHHLTLFIDPLKKGFNVCMLSEAGCPAIADPGYPIILEAHRQKIKVSPLVGPSSIILALMASGLPAQQFKFNGYLPVKAEPLKNKLKTLEHQSFHENISQVFIETPYRNQNLFNEIIQVCNPNSLLCIASNITQPNEYIQTLSISQWHENRWVAEKNPTIFILFSGKL